From the Cryptomeria japonica chromosome 2, Sugi_1.0, whole genome shotgun sequence genome, one window contains:
- the LOC131078883 gene encoding expansin-B3 produces MAACMGKVVIMGLIVACIDVVLGFQAMYNLAEAADWQQATATWYGSPDGDGSEGGACGYGSLVKATPFASRVTAVSPDLFKGGEGCGECYQVKCEENSLCSDTPVTVVVTDECPGCSSNHFDLSGTAFSGMAVNPAQASGLRNAGVLPIFYKRVPCEYPGKKVTFHVNEGSTDHWFSVLIEYENGDGDLQEVDLQQNNSTVWEGLKQTWGANWCLNEGPLKAPFSIRLKSLSSGSTLTAYNVIPQNWQPDAVYTSIVNYD; encoded by the exons ATGGCGGCTTGCATGGGGAAGGTGGTGATAATGGGCTTGATAGTTGCATGCATTGACGTTGTCTTGGGCTTTCAGGCGATGTATAACTTAGCAGAAGCTGCAGATTGGCAGCAAGCTACTGCTACATGGTATGGCAGTCCTGATGGAGATGGAAGTGAGG GTGGGGCGTGTGGGTACGGTAGCCTTGTTAAGGCAACGCCTTTTGCATCCCGGGTAACTGCAGTAAGCCCGGATTTGTTCAAAGGAGGTGAAGGCTGTGGAGAGTGCTATCAG GTAAAATGTGAGGAGAATAGCCTATGCTCGGACACACCCGTGACTGTAGTGGTTACAGATGAATGCCCAGGTTGCTCATCAAACCACTTTGATCTCAGTGGTACTGCTTTCTCAGGGATGGCAGTCAATCCTGCTCAAGCTTCTGGTCTTCGTAATGCAGGAGTGTTGCCCATCTTCTACAAACG AGTGCCATGTGAGTATCCTGGTAAGAAGGTTACATTCCATGTGAATGAAGGATCAACTGATCATTGGTTCTCTGTGCTAATTGAGTATGAGAATGGAGATGGTGATCTTCAAGAGGTTGATCTGCAACAG AATAACTCTACTGTATGGGAAGGACTGAAACAGACATGGGGTGCTAATTGGTGTTTGAATGAAGGTCCCTTGAAGGCTCCATTTTCAATCAGATTGAAGTCTCTTTCTTCAGGAAGCACACTTACTGCCTATAATGTTATCCCTCAGAATTGGCAGCCCGATGCTGTGTATACATCCATTGTTAACTATGACTAA